The region CAATCATCAAGGCTGATTTTGCGATGATTCGACGAGAATCTGGTTTTATTAGTGGATTAGTTTGTGTCCTACATGATGTAACCGAACAAGAAAAAAATGAACGCGAACGTCGTGAGTTTGTCTCCAATGTTTCTCACGAATTAAGAACACCTTTAACGAGTATGCGTAGTTATTTAGAAGCTTTGTCGGATGGTGCCTGGGAAGATCCTGAGATAGCGCCACGATTTATCAATGTCTCCTTAGTTGAGACCGATCGTATGATTCGAATGATTAACGACTTATTAAATCTATCAAGAATGGACTCACAGCGTAGTCCCTTACAAAAGGAACTATTAAATTTAAATGAATTAGTTAATTTTGTGTTAGATCGTTTTGAAATGATGATTAATAAAGAAAATCAAAATTATACGATTAAGCGTGAATTTACACGTCGTGTCATTTGGGTAGAAGCTGATCAAGATCGATTGATGCAAGTATTGGACAATATTATGAACAATGCTTTAAAATATTCGCCTGATGGTGGTGAAATCACGTGTACCTTATTGGAGACTCATAACAATGTCATTTTAAGTGTGAGTGATCAAGGGATGGGGATTCCTAAAAAAGATGTGAAGCGTATTTTTGATCGTTTCTTCCGTGTGGATAAAGCACGCTCTCGGGCAATGGGAGGCTCTGGTTTGGGACTAGCCATTTCTAAGGAAGTCATCAATGATCACGGTGGCACTATTTGGGCTGAGAGTGAAGAAGGAAAAGGCTCAACCTTCTATCTATCACTCCCTTATGAACCGATAGAGGAGGATGATTGGGAATGAAGGTATCAGGTAAAATAATTCGGATAATGCTAATTTTAATGATTTTTATTAGTTTGATTTTATCGTGGAAGATTTGGACAAATGCTGGAAGTACCGAACATGATCAGCAACGTAACCCAGAAAAATCTCTTGTTACTAAACAACCGAAAGATGTTTTCTTACCAGTTAAATTAGTCTACCATTCAAGCGATGGTGGCCATTACTATACGAATAAGGAAAGTTTAATTCAAAGTATGACAAAAGAATTGGTCAGCCGTATGAAAGGGAAGATCACGATTTCTTTAGGAAAAAAATACTTAGAACCAGCTAGTAAACGTGGGTCTTTCGATATGATTATGTCTAGCCCAATCTCAGTGACGTACTTCTTGAAAATTAATGGCGTTGAGCCCGATAAGGAACTAAAGAGTTCGGTTGATTTTCATCGCCTAGTTGTGTCATTAGATGAGAGTAAACTGCACTTTTTAGATAGCGATGATCGTCAAGTTTATCAATTAAAGCTGTCTGGTGAGATGAGCGAATTAAAAGATATGATTAAAGCTGAAAGTAGCCGTTTGTTACCAGTCATGAATCCGTCAAGTGAGCTACCAGTTTTTTATGAATTTAAAAATGAAATCAAACTGAAAAAATACAGCTATATTTTGGCAACACAGTCTTATACGACGTTTTCACAAGCTTTTTTTGATGATCGACAAGAAGTGATTTCAAATGAAGAAAACGATGAAAGTAAAGACGTCAATTTGATGACAGCGGATGGTGGGACGTTAACAGTTTTATATGATACTGGAGAAGTTAAATATACCGGGCATTTTGATGAAGTGATGAGTCGTTCTTATGATACCGATACGATTTTTGAAGATAGTTTTTTCTATTTGAAAAACATAGGGACTTCGATGGGAACACTTCGCTACTTTGAGGGCAGTGATAATAATGTGACCTATCGCAATTATGTTGAAGGCTATCCTATTTTTAGTGAATATAGCAAAGGACGGATCTCTGTTTCAAAAGATAATAACAATGTTAAAGTATTGACGAATCAAGAAACAATTCAGGTTCCGATTCCCTCACATGAGGAAGTTGTTCTAAAAGGGACAGATGATACCATTAAAGAATTAACCACATTAGGTATCACGAAACGTGATATCCAAGATCTCCAAATAGGTTATCGTTGGGAAACAAACAATGAGACGAGACAAGTAGTTGACTTAGTGCCGGATTGGTACATTAAATTAGATGGTACTTGGGAGAGTTTGACTGAGATTGGTCATAGTGTGGATGAGAAAGAAGGTGGCAAATAATGGATTTCAAACGAATTGAATTGATTTTTTTATGTGCCTTCTTGTCTTTAAATTTATTTCTTTGTTATTCGTACTATCAAGGGAAAATCAATCAAGCGCAAAATACGGAAGTTAATAGCGTGGCCACAATTGAAACCCGCCTAACATCCGATAAGATTAGCTTCCCTAAAAAGCTGTCAGAAGACGTATCTGAAGGCTATTATCTCAGTGCAGCTGCAACTGATTTCACCGAAATTGAGCATGACTACACACCAAAAGAAAGTCAAAATAAATATACTTTTGGGATGGCATTCAGTACACCAGAAAAAATATCTAATAAGTTGTCAGATAAAGAATGGTTAAGCTTTATTAAAGAAAACCCTCAGATTGCTTTAGGGAAAGATTATAAATCTGTACATAAATTAACCGATAATAAAGAGGTTCGTACTTTTAGTCAGATCTATGAAGAATTACCATTTAATGACGAAACGTCAGAATTAGTATTAGAAGAAGTGGAAGAATCAAAAGGGAGTCTATTAGTGACAGGTTTTATGCAATCTCATTTAAGTGAAATTGAACCATTACGTGAAAAACAAGAATTAATTACTGAAAAAGAAGCGATTGATACACTTTATATGGGAAATAAGATTCCTTATGAGGGGAGCATTCTTCAAACGCAATTAGCTTATACTAGAATTTTTACGATTCGTGGTAAAAATGTGTATGTGCCAGCATGGTTTGTGTTAATTAAAGATAACAAGAAAAATGTTCATATGGAGCGTGTTAATGCTTTTGCAAATTCAATTATTTCACCCAATGTCTCAGAAGTGAAAAAATAATTCAAGTATGGTAAGGTGAGAATAATAGTTTGAAGGAGTCTGATTGAGTGTTGAAGAAAGAAGAAGCATTTAAAGTAAGTATCTTGGCAAGCGGTAGTACAGGTAATGCCTTATATATCGAGTCTGATAAGAAAAAATTTTTAGTAGATGCAGGGTTGAGTGGTAAAAAAATAACCAGTCTTTTAGGAGATATCAAACGGTCACCAGCAGATTTAGATGGTATTTTGGTAACTCATGAACATAAAGATCACATCCATAGTGTTGGTATTTTATCTCGTAAATACGATTTGGATATCTACGCTAATGAACTGACATGGCAAGCAATGGCTAAAAATATTGGGACAATCAAACCAGAGCATCAACATATCTTTGAGATGGGTAAGACTAAAACTTTTGGCGATATGGATGTTGAAAGTTTTGGTGTGTCTCATGATGCAGCGGCCCCGCAATTTTATCAATTTCAACGTAATAATAAATCTTTTGTTATTTTGACCGATACGGGTTACTGTAGCGAACAAGTCCGAGGGGTTGTTAGAAATGCTGATGCTTATTTGATGGAAAGTAACCATGATTTAAGTATGTTGCGAATGGGTAAATACCCGTGGAGTTTAAAACAACGGATATTAGGTGACAAGGGCCATCTATCCAATGAAGATGGGGCATTAGTTATGGGTGACGTTTTGGGAGATAAGACAAAACGTATCTACTTAGGGCACCTTAGTCGTGAGAATAATATGAAAGAACTTGCTCATATGACGATGGAAAATAGTTTGAAAGAACAAGGACTGGGTGTCAATCATGATTTTAAAA is a window of Vagococcus intermedius DNA encoding:
- a CDS encoding MBL fold metallo-hydrolase, with protein sequence MKKEEAFKVSILASGSTGNALYIESDKKKFLVDAGLSGKKITSLLGDIKRSPADLDGILVTHEHKDHIHSVGILSRKYDLDIYANELTWQAMAKNIGTIKPEHQHIFEMGKTKTFGDMDVESFGVSHDAAAPQFYQFQRNNKSFVILTDTGYCSEQVRGVVRNADAYLMESNHDLSMLRMGKYPWSLKQRILGDKGHLSNEDGALVMGDVLGDKTKRIYLGHLSRENNMKELAHMTMENSLKEQGLGVNHDFKIYDTDPDQASELFSI
- a CDS encoding two-component system regulatory protein YycI, producing MDFKRIELIFLCAFLSLNLFLCYSYYQGKINQAQNTEVNSVATIETRLTSDKISFPKKLSEDVSEGYYLSAAATDFTEIEHDYTPKESQNKYTFGMAFSTPEKISNKLSDKEWLSFIKENPQIALGKDYKSVHKLTDNKEVRTFSQIYEELPFNDETSELVLEEVEESKGSLLVTGFMQSHLSEIEPLREKQELITEKEAIDTLYMGNKIPYEGSILQTQLAYTRIFTIRGKNVYVPAWFVLIKDNKKNVHMERVNAFANSIISPNVSEVKK
- a CDS encoding YycH family regulatory protein; this translates as MKVSGKIIRIMLILMIFISLILSWKIWTNAGSTEHDQQRNPEKSLVTKQPKDVFLPVKLVYHSSDGGHYYTNKESLIQSMTKELVSRMKGKITISLGKKYLEPASKRGSFDMIMSSPISVTYFLKINGVEPDKELKSSVDFHRLVVSLDESKLHFLDSDDRQVYQLKLSGEMSELKDMIKAESSRLLPVMNPSSELPVFYEFKNEIKLKKYSYILATQSYTTFSQAFFDDRQEVISNEENDESKDVNLMTADGGTLTVLYDTGEVKYTGHFDEVMSRSYDTDTIFEDSFFYLKNIGTSMGTLRYFEGSDNNVTYRNYVEGYPIFSEYSKGRISVSKDNNNVKVLTNQETIQVPIPSHEEVVLKGTDDTIKELTTLGITKRDIQDLQIGYRWETNNETRQVVDLVPDWYIKLDGTWESLTEIGHSVDEKEGGK